In the genome of Leishmania panamensis strain MHOM/PA/94/PSC-1 chromosome 17 sequence, one region contains:
- the USP gene encoding UDP-sugar pyrophosphorylase (TriTrypDB/GeneDB-style sysID: LpmP.17.1130), whose protein sequence is MSNPSNSHLQALREELCAPGLDQGHLFEGWPDTMDECSERQIALLMDLYLFSNVYHGGITQYIRNGQALLARESGEVDFAALEMPPLIFEAPSLHCRTAEMTALENAGTAMLRKTVFVLVAGGLGERLGYSSIKVGLPVETATNTTYLAYYLQWAQQVGGKEVPFAIMTSDDTHDRTLQLLCELNLEMPNLQVLKQGQVFCFADSAAHLALDDEGKLLRKPHGHGDVHSLIYNTTVKGLAVSDSSDGTEPAQSLVNAWLAAGYESIVFIQDTNVGATVTIPISLALSAEHSLDMNFTCIPRVPTESIGLLCRIKKNNGDPWLVANVEYNVFAEVSRTPSNDGGDEVGRPTDFSPFPGSINTLVLKLSSYADRLRESHGTVPEFINPKYSDETRHSFRNPARIESLMQDIALLFSEDDYRVGGTIFERFSYQPVKNSLESAALLVAQGNRPYCAATGEADFYELQRRRLKAIGLPLFYSSEAEVTVANGAVGVRLFPIIVLDAMCASSGSLDDLTTVFPAPEKVHIDQRSTLVVEGRVIVEDLELCGALVIRGPRGPAEPPYVVRNAVVRNAGWSVHAVTSFCSGRDGNVSEVDDIRGFVLEKTAMTVMDYATHSGSAADAPFGATDSAKL, encoded by the coding sequence ATGTCGAACCCGTCAAATTCGCACCTGCAGGCGTTGCGCGAGGAGCTCTGTGCACCTGGTCTGGATCAGGGCCATCTCTTCGAAGGATGGCCGGATACCATGGATGAGTGTAGCGAGAGGCAGATCGCTCTTCTCATGGATCTATACTTGTTCTCAAACGTCTATCACGGCGGTATTACTCAGTACATCCGCAATGGGCAGGCGCTACTGGCGCGTGAGAGTGGCGAGGTTGACTTTGCGGCGCTGGAGATGCCGCCGCTCATCTTTGAAGCGCCGTCACTGCACTGTCGCACAGCGGAGATGACGGCGCTGGAGAACGCCGGCACCGCGATGCTGCGCAAGACGGTGTTCGTGCTGGTGGCTGGCGGTCTGGGGGAGCGGCTGGGCTACTCGAGCATCAAGGTGGGCTTGCCGGTGGAGACGGCGACGAACACAACGTACCTCGCCTACTACCTCCAGTGGGCACAGCAGGTgggaggaaaggaggtgCCGTTTGCCATCATGACCTCTGACGACACGCACGACcggacgctgcagctcctgtgCGAGTTGAACTTGGAGATGCCCAACTTGCAGGTGCTAAAGCAGGGGCAGGTTTTCTGCTTCGCTGACAGCGCCGCGCACCTCGCCCTAGACGATGAGgggaagctgctgcgcaagccgCACGGCCACGGCGACGTGCACTCCCTCATCTACAATACAACCGTGAAGGGTCTCGCGGTGTCGGATTCCAGTGACGGTACCGAGCCCGCGCAGTCCCTCGTGAACGCCTGGCTGGCGGCCGGCTACGAGTCCATTGTCTTCATACAGGATACCAACGTTGGCGCTACGGTCACAATCCCCATTAGCCTTGCCTTGAGCGCCGAGCACTCACTCGACATGAACTTTACCTGCATCCCTCGTGTACCGACGGAGTCGATAGGGCTGCTGTGCCGAATCAAGAAGAATAACGGCGACCCGTGGCTGGTCGCGAACGTGGAGTACAACGTCTTTGCCGAGGTCTCGCGCACGCCTAGCAacgatggcggtgatgaAGTCGGTAGGCCCACTGACTTCTCCCCGTTCCCCGGTAGCATCAACACCCTCGTGTTGAAGCTCTCTAGCTACGCGGACCGACTGCGGGAGTCGCACGGTACCGTACCGGAGTTCATCAACCCCAAATACTCAGACGAGACGCGACACTCCTTCAGGAATCCGGCGCGCATCGAGTCGCTTATGCAAGATATcgcacttctcttctccgaGGACGACTACCGCGTCGGCGGCACCATCTTCGAGCGATTCTCCTACCAGCCCGTGAAGAACTCGTTGGAgagcgcggcgctgcttgtGGCCCAGGGCAACCGCCCCTACTGCGCGGCCACTGGCGAGGCGGACTTCTACGAGCTGCAACGGCGCCGTCTCAAGGCCATTGGCTTGCCACTCTTCTACAGCTCAGAGGCagaggtgacggtggcgaaCGGCGCTGTTggcgtgcgcctcttcccGATCATTGTGTTGGATGCGATGTGCGCCTCGAGCGGTTCCCTCGACGACCTCACGACCGTCTTCCCTGCGCCGGAGAAGGTGCACATCGATCAGCGCAGCACtttggtggtggaggggcgTGTCATCGTGGAGGACCTCGAGCTGTGCGGCGCACTAGTGATTCGCGGCCCGAGAGGTCCGGCGGAGCCGCCCTACGTTGTGCGCAACGCTGTAGTGCGCAATGCCGGGTGGTCGGTGCACGCGGTCACGTCCTTCTGCTCTGGGCGCGATGGCAACGTGTCCGAGGTAGACGACATCCGTGGGTTTGTGCTGGAGAAGACGGCCATGACAGTGATGGACTACGCGACTCACAGCGGGTCGGCCGCCGATGCGCCGTTTGGTGCGACCGACTCGGCGAAGTTGTag